The proteins below come from a single Gimesia alba genomic window:
- a CDS encoding DUF1552 domain-containing protein produces the protein MMKRAINRRTLLRSMGAATIGLPLLEEMLDSPVAAAPEKTVPVRAFNVFFGLGIPAPLQTEGYEGVMEPLKPLKDKLLIMRNVDQIRCDEKGINAHYDGASGAFTAEPPNGEARSGGPSIDQVIRKTHYPKGLPTGMVPTLIGGTFFRRSRVGRYVHSYNQDCTVAATMQEKPRDLFDRVFGSIALSGDESDVRRKRLKRSVLDSVVADYKYYTGANSPLGSASKSRVADHLDRIREFEQRAFALKNKNPNAPKLPPRSQILHGGPADPGGMGVDITLDELSTEWRLMADLYALAIQMDRTRFGALTFLAAGERIRLTGDYEYDGKKIWHFDDARQQKASGDKGCSHEWWHKFNEKKKNEALRAHAHMKMREIAYFLQRLNDADSREANGRTILENSLITISTESGDGRHNDVKRELSGVFHAITGANGRFKTGEIMDVGAEGIDVYNTMLAGMDVKDRLGPLKRESNSIDSIRA, from the coding sequence ATGATGAAACGAGCGATCAACCGGCGGACACTGCTCCGGAGCATGGGGGCAGCGACGATAGGACTGCCGTTACTGGAAGAAATGCTGGATTCCCCGGTAGCAGCAGCTCCCGAGAAAACGGTCCCAGTCAGGGCATTCAACGTCTTCTTTGGGCTGGGGATACCCGCGCCACTGCAGACCGAAGGTTATGAGGGCGTGATGGAACCGCTCAAGCCGTTAAAAGACAAACTGCTGATTATGCGGAACGTCGACCAGATCCGCTGTGATGAGAAGGGGATCAACGCACACTACGATGGTGCCTCCGGTGCGTTTACAGCCGAACCTCCCAATGGCGAGGCGCGGTCAGGAGGGCCTTCGATCGATCAGGTGATTCGTAAAACTCACTATCCAAAAGGCTTACCCACCGGTATGGTGCCGACATTGATTGGGGGAACGTTTTTCCGGCGCAGTCGCGTGGGACGTTATGTGCATAGTTATAATCAGGATTGTACTGTCGCCGCCACAATGCAGGAAAAACCACGCGATCTGTTTGATCGGGTCTTTGGTTCGATTGCACTCTCGGGTGATGAATCGGATGTGAGACGCAAACGGCTCAAGCGGAGTGTGCTGGATTCGGTCGTTGCGGACTACAAGTATTATACCGGCGCGAATTCGCCACTCGGGTCCGCTTCCAAGTCGCGCGTTGCCGATCACCTTGATCGCATTCGTGAATTCGAACAGCGTGCCTTTGCTTTAAAGAACAAAAATCCGAACGCACCAAAGCTGCCACCCCGTTCACAGATTCTTCACGGCGGTCCGGCAGACCCCGGTGGGATGGGCGTTGATATCACGCTGGATGAACTGTCGACTGAATGGCGTTTGATGGCCGACTTGTATGCACTGGCAATTCAAATGGATCGGACCCGGTTTGGGGCGCTGACTTTTCTGGCCGCGGGAGAACGGATTCGATTGACGGGCGACTATGAATATGACGGCAAAAAAATCTGGCATTTTGATGATGCCCGCCAGCAGAAGGCTTCGGGTGACAAGGGCTGCAGCCACGAATGGTGGCACAAGTTCAACGAGAAGAAGAAAAATGAAGCACTGCGGGCGCATGCCCATATGAAGATGCGTGAGATCGCTTACTTCCTGCAACGGCTGAATGATGCTGATTCCAGAGAGGCCAATGGGCGAACGATTCTGGAAAATTCGCTGATTACGATTTCTACCGAGTCAGGCGATGGCCGTCACAATGATGTGAAACGCGAATTGTCGGGTGTATTCCACGCGATTACCGGCGCCAATGGCCGATTCAAAACGGGTGAAATCATGGATGTCGGGGCGGAAGGGATCGATGTTTACAATACGATGCTGGCGGGAATGGATGTCAAAGACCGGCTCGGCCCTCTGAAACGCGAGTCAAATTCCATCGATTCGATCCGGGCTTAA